TCAGAAATCATGATGCCAGACAGGTCGGAGTTTTTCAGGAATTTCCATGAAATTCAGCTCAGCCTTTTTTTAGAAGCCACATCTAAATAGGAAATGGCTCCGAACAGGCTGCTCTCTAAACAGGAAATGGCCTTTTTCTTTCATCAGTCATTTCTAAacggagtttttttttcatccgaCTAGAGTTTTTCAGGCATCCTCCTAGTCTCTAAACAGGAAATGGCTCGGAACCCCCTTGTAATTTTTGAGAAACCCGTAGATTATTGAGGATACCTCTTATACACCTCAAGAATCCCAGAACGGGtaagaattaaaaaaaatcttttttaTGTAAGTAAGGCTGATTGACACAGGCCATGATCTGTGACTGTTGTATTCTTGGACAGAACCTTTAGAAAATACTGAAAGAATTAAGAATCTGAGGAACAGACACTCAAACCATTGCCTCGGTTTCACTTCTTGTTGAATCTGTACATTATTTTTCTGAGGTACATATGTTGCCGCAATGTTCTTTGCTTGTGTGTGATGGCAATATATGCTCGGTTTGCCCCGCTGCGCATGCCGAAAGCAATCCTTTGTTCCATATCCAAAGCCATGCATATGGAAAGGCAGATCCTTTTCAGTTCATGTTCATTCTAGCCTTCTCTTTAATTAGCCTCGTCTCCCGCGTCGGCTCTCATCCCAACCAGGCAACCATCTCGTTCTTGCACACGCACTGTCAATGGCTGACGGAGAAGAATACAAGGTGCTCATCGAGCAAGCCAGCAAAGACGCCGACGGTGACCCACACCAAGAAGACGATGACAGTGATGATGACACTTCGAGCTTCATCTTGCTCGCCAACCTGGTCCTCAGCGGCACGGCCCGGCTCAATGTCCTCCTCCCGACGGCGACCATCCTGACATTCGCCATCTTCGTGCCTCTCGTCACCGACGATGGCAAGTGCACCCGTGTCAACCGCATCCTCACCGCTGCGTTCGTGCTGCTCTGCGCCGCCTCGTGCGTGTTCTTCACGCTCACCGACAGCTTCCGCTCCGCCACGGGCCGCCTCCGCTATGGCATCGCCACTCCGACGGGCATCCGCACATTCTGTGGTGGCCACCGGAGGAAGGCACCGAGGGAGCCAGAGAAGTACAGGCTGCGGTGGTCGGACCTCTTCCACACTGCCCTGTCGCTGGTCGCGTTCGCCACCTTCGCCGCTTCGCACCACGACATGGTCCGGTGCTACTACCCCGGCGTGCCCAGGAAGGTGGTGAACACCGTGCCCCTCGTGGTAGGCTTTGTGGTCAGCCTCCTCTTCGTGATGTTCCCTTCCAGGAGGAGAGGGATCGGCTACCCTTTCCTTCTCAGAACCGACCTCGTGTACCTACGGCGCTGAATTTAACATTTTGGTTGTGGTGGGCAAATGGGCAATGCATGCGATGCATCTGAATCTGAAACCAAGGCATCTCTGTAACGGGATGTATGTAAACCATGAATGATTTATTGGACCTGTATATTTGAAAGGTTCTACTCCGTACATGATTGCCTCGTGGAATTTGAGCCGTAATGTATATGTACAAATTATTTCTTGCCATCCTTGGTAAAAATAAAAGCTGAAAAGAGAATGCACGTAAGGCGAGAGATGAGACGAGGTGTATGTCTTCAGGTTCAGAATAACTGCCGTGTGATGGTTGCTCATTGTTCCGCGTCCGGATCAGGTTCAAGGCCGGATATTTGCTTCAGCGGCTTCCATATAAATTTTCTCCTGCATCGAATAGGCTCAGAAGTTAGTATTCACGAGAGCACACGCGCATCCATTCTATTTTTTACCGGTCCTGGGAATCTGGTGGCCGGGTTTCAGTGAGACTTGAGACGAAAGTTTTCCGTACCAGTTGCCACATTCCGCGATGACCCTGACTTTGGGGCGGAGATCCGGGAGCATTGCGAGGAACTGCAGCTCAGCCTTGGACAGAACCTGAAAATCGGGAACAGACGCAAATGTCACTGACATCGCAAACAAATAGCAGAGCAGAGTATCGTGCCGAGGGTGCAGGTTGGGGACAGAGGAACGGACGAGAGGGAAGGATGACCTTGGCTTCGAGGACCCAGACGACGAGGCCTTTGGCGTCCGGGTGCAGCAAGCTGAGCCTGTAGTCCACCTCGGGGGGGAAGTACCACCTCGCGATCGGCTGCCTCCCGAGGCTAGGCTGCACCCAAATTAACAGCGCAGATCAATTATGAAATACAGCAGGACGAAAGAATTAAGAATGGGCGATGGAGGATGAATTACTACTGACCGGGCAGACGGGGTGGATCTTGGTGAGGGTGGATTCCGGGTCGCCGAGGCCACGGGCGGAGAGGTCGAGGAAGTAGTAGCCCTGGTAGCGGAGGCGGTTGAGGTAGCGGCCCTCGTAGCCGCCCTCGTGCGGCGGGTAGATGGCCAGCGCCTTGTGCTTCTCCACGTCCTCCAGCCACCGCCCCAGGTCCGGCTTCACCAGGTCCCCGCCCACGAAGTCCatcagcccgccgccgccgccgcccgcgcgcacTACCGACGACAATCCCGGACGGACCGCGCGCCGGGACGAAGAGTGGGACGGCGCCGGGAGCCGCGGGGACGCCGTGCGCGCCGCGGCAGGCGCGGATCCTGACCACATGTTGTTTGTTGCAGCTGCTGCGGATGCCGGCGTTGCCCGTTGGGGGTTGTGTGGGGCGACCGGGCGAGTCGCAGCGGGGCAGAGCCTGTGGCGGGAAGGTAACCGCGAGGAGATAAGTCTCGGCGCCGCTCGTCcgttgggcgagccgttggTGAGGGCATGACGTGGTCGCGGTGTTGGGctgttctttcttttatcTGGGCCGCACGGGCGAAGGAACGAAACTCTGGACGCAGCTTATGTGGGTCCACGGGCTGATCCCTTCGAATTCCACTAAAATGCGCGTCGAACCGCCAAACCACACGGTACATCTCAACTATATGCCCTCCTTCGACAGTCACACACATGTATcctttttcatatttttttaattatgatttgcctaattaattaagagagagaaggagaagaccaAACATCCAAATACTTGGGGTGGCTGCGTCACGTCGAGCCGGGCTTATGTGATGGCGACGGCAGACTTCGTTCCAGTAGTACCGCGAAGCCAGCACAAAACCCACCCAAGAGTGTCGACGAGGCTTGGCAACCGGCAGTGCCAGAAGATTCGATCGATCCCACCGAAAAAGAGAAGACCACACATCGCGGAAAGCGCCGCCGGGATCTTTGAACGTTACGGGATCACGAAGCCTCCGAGATTCGTCTCGTGGGATCTCCCGgtcattctttttctttctcttcggACCAATCTCGGTCATTCTTTTATAAGAGATGCAGATTCTTTGATCAAACCAACGTTAGTGCCAATTAATGCTGGCTGATGTCGGGTGTGATTTCAGCATGACTCAAACTAAGCTCACAGTGACAACAAGGAGGCACTTGTATTCCCTTTAAAAAATCTTGTAAGGagtagcatatatatatatatatatatatctattttttttctgcgatTAAAAAATCTTGAACTCTctatccaacaaaaaatgtctcaattttgttcaaatttgaatgcatctatatactaagtcatgtctagatacattcaaattttgataaatttgagacattttttgttagacggagggagtagtaataaCTTCCCTTCTGGACATCACAAGAACAACGCTGATACACTGACAGTTCCGTAGCTTGTCACTGTCCATTTCCTTAACctattttgtttggttttcagtctgaagaagaagaaggaaactTGACTGACCGCCATCATATATATGCTATCTTTTCCCTGGGGTGCGCATGCATGTATGATCGTTGATGATCATGACTTGAACGGGTGGTACACCTTGAGGTCGGACTTGATGCCGGCGatggatccggcggcggcggccagggagATGACGAGGCATCCGCCGCTGAGCATCTGCAGGCACACCCACCTTGTGCTCCACCTGGGCACTTTCCTCTGCACGATATACATCTCCACGGGGAAGTAGACGGTGAGCGGCCAGAACCCGAGCGCGCCCAGGAACCCCACCACGTCGTTGAAGAATGGCAGCATCATGGACACCACGGTGGTCGCCACCACGAACGCCGTCCTCCACGTGAGCCGGAACATGTTCACCCTGAACCCACCAACGGAGAGCTCGATCTCCCTGGTGACGTACCGCGACTCGGGCCACCGCTGCCCCGCGTACTTCTCGACGAAGGCGAAGAGGGGCTGGCAGTAGACCTGGTAGGCCCCGACGAGGTggacgacgatggcggcgtTGGCCACGTCCAGGAGCCAGAAGGGCTCGTAGAAGCCGAACCCGgtgaggaggttcccgggcgcccGGTCGCCGAAGGCCGCGTACCCCATGCAGCCGCAGAGCATGTAGAAGACGGTTGTCACGGCCACGCTGACGAGCGTGGCACGCTTCATGACCTTGGACTCCGTCGACTTGGGCGGCGCCCGGATCGTGTCCTGGATCTCGATGAGGATGAGGGAGTAGGAGtatgcgaaggcgatgtccCCGAACGCCTGCGTGCTCCGCCACACCTTCTGCATCGGCGTCACCCCCGCCCCGATGCTGATCCCCGTCATGCTTCCCTGCACGCCTCCGTTCGCTGCACGCACACACATAAATTAATTCTTCGTTAGTTAGTTAGTGTCACATATAATACGGTCATCATTCATGCATGATGGAAATTAAGCATTCAAGGACGTACCGATGACTTGGGCgacgccgaggccgaggccgatGGAGGAGTAGGTGAaggacatggcggcggcgagcatggAGAGCCAGGAGATCTGATCAAAGTCGGGGATCTGGGAGAAGAAGACCTGGGCGACGCCGAAGACGAGCATGTAAGGCACGCTGGAGATCTTGCACGGGTCGGCGTGGCCCTTGCGGTGGAAGCAGTTGGCCCTGCTGATGGCCAGCATGCTgatggaggcggcgatggTGTACCCGATGGCCACGCCCACGATGTTGGCGTACTGCAGCAGGCCACAGACCTTCACCTTGAAGCCGCTCAGGTTGGCGTTCACGGCGTCCATGTAGGTGTAGTTGCGCTTGCCCGTGCTCTGGTCGCCCGAGCGGTAGCAGTCGGCGAGCAGGGACGAGGTGAAGTAGGTGACGAGGGAGAAGAGCAGCATCACCGCCGGGCCGGCCACCCAGCCCAGCTGCGCGATGGCCCAGCCCAGCGACAGCACCCCGGACCCGATCACCGCCGTGATGATGTGCGAGCTCGCCGTCCACATCGTGCCTGCACATTGTATCAGTTATTAGTGCTCCATTGAACTGCATGCCTGTACGGCGCCGTACGCGGTAACACTTTAATTCATTACCGGTGCGGCTGGGGCgatcgtcgtcgtcgcagcCACCCTTGGAGCCGGGCTGTTTGCTCTGgccgagctcggcggcggacACCTCCATTGCCGCCGACGGGTAGTAGTACGTGGCCACGACGCTCTCCCCCATCTCAGTTTCTTCGATCAACCTCTTAGCTGCCTTGATTCCTGCCAATGGAACAGAGAGTACGTGTTGCGGGTCAGAAACTAATTAAAAGGGGCGATGCACGGTTCACATGGCATATGAGAGTACGTACTTACGGTACGTATAGTGCGTGTGACTACAGATGCATGTGGCGTGCagagatggatggatcgatggagTGGAAAATATCTGCAAGAGCGTGAGGTGGTGGTGAGGACTGAGGAGGTACGGGCGGCAATTTATAGGCGCCGGAGCTGTCGGCATTCAGGAGCCGCGCGCTGCTTCCTGCCTGGTAGCTTGCCCGAGCTAGCTAGTGCGGTGGGCTGTGGCTGCTAAGGCTGGAAATTCAGAGAGAAACCACAGCCGATCGATGCAACTGCGCATGTGTTTTTTGCTGATCAAATTTGACTTTTGTTTCGGATGACTGGCTTCTGAGAGAGGGAGTAAAAGTAGCTACTAGTATAACCTTTTCCCCTGCCTTTTGAGTGGCACAGGCTTAAGTGGAGGAGCTCTCGTACGTGGTCAATGTGCAACAGAGATACCTACCTGATTTGTGATATGCACAGTGCTCCGTCCATCTCGATCGTGAACGTGAACACAGGAGTGCCAGCCAGATATGATACACCAACTGTACGATAAGATCGCAGCAGTACCCTACTACACGCACTACCGCCACTGTGCTCGCTGACTCTTCCATGGGTACGTAACTAGTAGCAAATTAAGCTTAGCTCATGGCGAAATAGGGGGTGCAGTTTCAGCCTTAATTACCTTTCCGCGGAACAGTCGCCCGGCCGATCGGTGGATGAAGAAGGTTGGAGAATGGCGATGTCTCAGTACTTGACAATGGGGTTAGTACTGTAACATTAACCTCACTTGGTGTGGTGTTTCATCTGCTGCTTCGGCTGGGTTTATATAGGTGATTCAGTGAAGGCTCCAGCCTCCAGGCACGAGTTGGTAGTGCTCGATATGATGGAACAGGACCCCACGGCAATGGCTGTCCGAGTTTTCGTCCATTCTTTTTTCTGATTCCATCGATCGAATAGGTTCGGTATCTCCTATGTCTGGGTTTGTAGCATGGCAGTAGTACGTGCACACTATGCTGGCATGAGATGAGATGGCTGCGTTACAAGAAACTTCCGGTAATTGGGGCTTGTGGAATCAAGAATCAATTAGTGGTGATCACTTCTGGTACACTTATCATATTCCGTTTGACTGGTCCGGTGGTCCTAGACCttattagaagaaaaaaaggcagaAAAACATGGGGGGAAATAAAAGCAGCGGCGAAGAGCAGACCAACGTGCCTCGGCGATGGAGGGCCGTTCTTTTCCAGGAGTAGCCGCCGGATTTGCAAAAGATTTCGTCTTTTATTTAGCAACCAATGAACGTGCGAATTGCCATGCGAGCATCAGGACATTTGGTGCTGACATGTAGACTAGAACTATTTAACATAAGCAAATGCATGATCTAGCTAAGAAGGAATCATATGATCAACCTAGCAAGTAACAATGGATTAAGGCTTTTGGAACAGGGGAAGAAAAGCGAACGTGTGGCTGCAACGGTCCCTTCCATTCCTCTTTTTGTCCCGGCCAGCATTTGTGCTCAACGGCTGTACGTACTCAAGTGTTCGGTTCGTGGACTGGTTAAACTACTCAAGCGCCTTGCTAGCTTGGCATCTCAAGTGGAGTAGTATCCATCAAGGCCAGGCCTGGTTATCATCAGATGTTCGGTTAGCATATAACAGCAGTGTCTTATCGCTAGCTTATGTTCTCCACCATGCAATTTCTTATCTTCTGAGAATCTCTGGGACATGCAAACGTGCGACCACGTTACTTTGCCGGGCTTCCACTTTTTCACTTCTGGGCTTCAACTAATTAGTTACAATGAGCTGTATTAGACCATGGTTCACTGTCCATTGGGTATTGGATATGCGGCCTGCATGGGCCAACAAAAGTGGCTTTATCTGGTTAGTCCACACAAAGGGCCTGGAGGCGCTTGTACGCGTTCGAATCATCGTTGGCACTGGACACGGCCCACGTTTGGTAATCTGCTATGGCCCAGAACTACGATTTACACGCGGCAAATGCTGAGAGCCTGAGACGTACTAAAGCCCATGGGCAGCGCAATGTCTATATAAAAGAAGGGGTGTGTTTGAAGTCGTATAGCTTCTCAAAGATACATCGATCCAACTTCCCATCCTGACTCCAGCGTCTGAAGCGGAGCTAAAAACGTTCGGTGCCGCTTCTTGTTTCCTGCTGGGCCGGAAGCCCGTTACTCCAAGTTGGCCCAGCCAGTCCTGCAAGACCCGTTCGCTGGAAGCAGACGCGAGAGATTGCGATGGCGGAGCTTGTACGAAGCACAACATGCAGAAGAGGGATGCAGACGGGATATGCCGTGCGGCAGAGGCGGCCGGACGGAGTCGAGGAAGGGGACTGAGATCTCGTTGGAGCCGCTGCCTGCGCCGGAGAacaggggaggaggcggctgccGGAGAAcgagggaggaggtggaggagtcCGCCGGAGAGCCGGCTCACGCTTCGATCTGGACCGGACAGGGTCGAAGCAGGGGTGGAGTTTCCGCCTGCACCAAAACTGAGGAGAGGAAGCTGCCGGGGAactggggaggaggaggaggagaagaacacCGGCGGGTCACAGTGCCGGACCTAGCCAAGAAATCCAAGGCGGTCCAACAGTAAtgctccttccgtcccatattaaatgattcaaatttgacgaaatatgaacgtatgtatgtctaaaaagcgtctagatacatgtaatagaaatgTACGGAACGGAGGAGGAAGTATTAATCAtcaaaattattatttttctattttgtgAGTGCTATTCGAAGGCGTCCAAAATCACAGGGTGGTCCATGGCCACCCCTTAGATCCGCCACTGGCGGGTCAGCTCGGAGGTGGGTGGGGTGCAGATGGGGATCGGGAGGAAGAGGCCGGGACAGAAGGGATCGGGAAGACGAAAAGTTTTTTTCACACGGCGGTGGCAAGACGGCCGTAATTTTGTGGTGTTCCGCATTTTGTCACTCCGCGAATCTTCAGAAGAGGTATTCTGTGTTTTGTATAACAAATTGGACTACCTTCTGAGATCTGACTTTCTGAAGTTTGTGTGTTTGGCAGTGCTCCGTTATGAATTTTAGGGAACCTGGAAGCCGGCGGACTTCCGAAAACACCCTtagttacttttttttttgagtttgAGGTACCAGTGCTCCGTGACCGTGAGCTCACCAGTAACGCCAACACTTGAAAAATCTATTAAACTAGGAGTACATAACTAGTAAAGCTGGAATACTATACAAGAGCTGGTCTTAAAAGTTGAACTTATGTGTCATCTTCAGAAATATTAGACAAGTTTCTTAAATGACTTTTTCCAAGAACCAGCAGAAGCAGTTCACAACCGAACTTTTAAAAGGACAGTGTAATCCAGAAAGCACGTCTTTAGTTCATCTTAAACCAAAAGACAACACTCAGTGCCAAGATGCCTTTTGTTGGTGTCTAGCTTAGAAACAGGAAATAGCTATGCTACTTAGATTTACCACTTGGCGAAATTAACATTAAAAGATCTGCCGCTGGCATAACATGCATCCAATCACAAAGCTTAGGTTCCTCTTGGTCTCTAGCTTACAAACAGGAAATAGGATAGCTACTCAGGTCTAACAAATGGGTAAATTAACATTAAAAGGTCCGCGGGCAAAATATACATCCAGTCACAAAGCAGAGATTGCAAGGAGCGGCAGTGCTCCACTCTGGCGACCTCCTTATATTTAGACTCCAAAGTCCTCATGTAGACTTCACTTAGGCGTGGCATACCAAGGGACGACAAAAGGTCGCCGTTCCTCGTCCTAAAATACACAGCGTTAAAATCAATCAACAAATCATGTTATTGTAATAGAAATGGTAACAAGATATGTGGTTACCTCATAACTACGTCTTATCCAACGCTCATTAGCGTCCTCCTGTAAAAGGGGGAGAAAGACATGTAATTAACTAAGggaacacacacaaaacaaacatgTTAAATGcacaagaggaaacaaatcAACATACATCTTCATCGGAATCGCTCCACATTGCCGGAAGTCCACCTAGCACGTCTGGGGGCACATGACCACCAGTGTATGCATCAGCTTTGTTGGGGTGCTTCACGTCTTCCAGACAAGCATAGCATGGaccttaaaaaaaagggatGGCGTTTAACTATCATTTAACTGCCACGTAACCAACCACACATAAAAATAGCTGAAAGAGTGAAGGCAGAATTTACGTTCGTGTGCTGTCATTACACATGGATAAAAGATAATGGATGAGGGAAGAAAGAGAACATGACATAAAGGTCAAACAAAAATGTAAATTTGTAAATATACGCAGAAAACAGATCACATGTTCCAggttactccctccttttcacaaaagttggcgtatttggttccgttaagacaagcctttgaccaagcattactctattaatatgtaacttATATGAAATGAAATCACAATTATTAGCAAGAAGTTTTAAAGAcaaatctattgatataaatttcatgtatgaaaaattacatattaatagagttatcattgGCCAAACCATTGTCtcaacgaaaccaaatacgccaaactttgtgaaaaggagggggTATATCTTTGAGCTAAGACAAGAGTATGTTCAAGTTGTGTCAACATAGTAAATATACGGAGAAATAGATATGTACCAGGTTATCTTTGAGCTAAGACACGGTTATGTTCATTTTATATAACAAAGCAAAcatctacaaaaaaaatatatcatgttCAAAGTTATATCTTTGAGCTAAGACAAGGGTATGTGAGAGTTATGTCTAGTCTACACAGTAAATATATTGAGAAAAGGATATGTTCCAAGTTTTATCTTTGAGCTAATACAAGAGTATGTTAAAGGTATGTTAACAACTCAAAATAGTAAAGATATGCAGATTAAGATACGTCTAAGTTATATCTTCAAGGTAAGACAAGAATATGTTCAAGTTGTGTCAACATAGTAAACATATGCACAAGCATGATTTTTAGTAATAATAGAGCTAAAACAGATTAGCAGAAAACTGGAGCCAGCCACACATCTTAAGTTTTATCTAACAGATATGCTCAAGTGACAGCAACTCACAAACTATACTtaacaaaatattaaatttaagacaagagtATAGAATACCATTATCTAGTCGTCCAAGCATGCAGAAACAACGGACTATCCACTCCCATTTATTCCTTCTTGTTTGGTTTGCCTGAGTTCAACAATGAATATTTTGTCGATCCAGCAATCCAAATCATAATCGTCATCGAAGtcatcatcaccatcaagagcaacaacagcagcaacaacagcaacaggATCAACAACATAATCATCTTgaccaccatcatcatcataatCTACTTTAGTCTTTGCAATGAAATTCAGATGACGGTACCCCATATTGTTCTCACGGAAGTGTTCGTGCTGCATAATATCTTTGAGTTCATATGTATAATCCTGAAATAAAAGGCATGTCAGGAACAGTTATATGAATCAATAAGACAATAAGAAGCGCCCCCTAGTAGGGTAACAAGGAAAGATGAAAATAAGAGAGCAAACCCCCGTAAGATTGTGATCCTTATTATACTGGTCAACGACAGCGTGGACTAATTCGCGCATTTGATCACGGACTTTCTGAAGCACATATGATTTTGTACGCCTCTTCCACGTGCCATCGGGCCAGAAAACACATTGTCTTATAACCATCTCATCTTCGGAAACACCAGCTGTCTCCTCGCACCTAGTTTGTCATAGCATTCCATATGGTTAATGGAttgttcttcaaaaaaaataaaaaaacaaagtgaCACTACCTACTCTGTGAAATAAACTACCAAGACTGAACGGTTCACATGCCTACAGGTTCTGGATGCAAGAAAAGTAGAATGCACCCATCTCTTTAATTTCAGATCATGGACTTAATTGTGCTTTTAATGCACTGCATTCGCAAGTTAATGTAACCAAGTGTTCTGCTGAAACACCATTGTGCACGAGGGAACAGAGCAGCATGGGTGTGCCTGTTTAATTACTGACTAATTGTACAACTTATAATTTAGATAACAAAATATGACAACATAAGAAGTGGAAGGATAGCATCTAAATGTAGTTTTCAGCTATCATTGTGATTTTCGCACAATTTCAGTAACTCCCAAAAACAGTCACGAAAAATGTTTCATCAACTATCAGTGGCCCTGAACAGCAGGAATATAAAAAGTAGTGTACGCAGGTTATCAACTTGTTCGCTTCTATATAATCTAAGTTGGgggcttttttctttttctttttcctttcttgatCCATTCCGTATACACTGATTATCTTTTGTTGCCTACATCATACTCATCTGTTACATATCATAAGAccgaacagagggagtagaagttCGAATACACAAAACAGAGTTATGAAGCGCTGAAAATCTGGAAAGAAGTCAAGAAACTTTACATTGAGGGATCCCGACGGCCATGAAGGTAGCGATCAATAGCATTCTCAGCTTGTTCAGTGCTCTGAAATGGGCCACCCACATCAGGATATGTGTGGAATAAGCCCTCCCGATCAACCCTGATGTAGAACTCCGTACCCCAATCACTTCGTAGCTTGGCAAAAATGGATGATGACCCAGGACTTAATGTCGGTGCCTGCGGACAGGTTGGGGAAGTGACCTTGCATGACGGAGTTTTTAGCAAGCCCTTCGAGGACGAGCCACCATCTGGTTTCATCCAATCACTTCCTGGCTGTTGAGCTGGTGGTTGAAGCTCAGCAGCGATATGCTCGCCTccctcatcctcatcctcagACCTGAGTACATGAAATAATTTAGCTTATAAGAATAAACACTACTTATAAGAATTGTTGTTACGGCCAACTTGGCAGGGgaaaaagttttttttctgtaaGAAAGATTTAGTAAATATAAGCTAGGAATCCGACTGAAAGACATAGAGAGTCCCCCGCAGGGTGTAATCCAAGCTTACAGAGCGAAGTGGGGGCAGGGGCGTCGCAAGGCAGCACAGGTTGCGGCGATGAGACGGCTGGAGGCCGTGAAGTTCCCGGCGGGAACAGGGTAGTCTCCTGTGAAAAACTCATCGGTTTTATCGACGAAGATCAGCGGCCCTGAGCCGACGGGGGTAGTGgccatcaatcttccgccgtgGATTACCGGTATGGGAGGAGTATGGATCTGCGTGCGGTTCCCATCGCCATCGACGGAGATTAGGAGCGCTCCTCTCACGGGGTCGATGGGAACAGTAAAGTGCAACGGCATGCGCTCCGGGATCGGATGGGAGTCCGACGACCAGGAGCCAGCGCCGGCTAAGTGCAGACTGAAGGAGtcctcggccatggccacGGGCGGAGCTCCCGGTTGGGCGCGCCCTAGCTTGATTCGGCGGAAAAAGTTCAGGCTTAGGTTTATGGCTGTTTGAGTGATTTGAGGGAAGAAAAAACGAAAACTTAACGTGATTTGGGGCTCGTTGGGCTGTCTCTCCCTGGTTTGCGTTTTAGGCCTGGGAATCGCTAAGTGGGCCTGGAGTATAGAACAGGGGACTCGAACTTGGGCACGTATCGTATACAACTCTCATCTGATTCTAACTAAACttactcaaaaataaataaatcttaTTCTAACTAAACTTTTCTACCCGATCCGATCTCTACTCTGATCAAGTTCTCATCAGCCTAAACAATTGCCCTACATCGCATCAACTCCGAATTGGCATAAGCAAATTGCAGCCTGTTGTTGTGCGCCAAATCATTATCCGGTACATGCGGATAATTGTTATCACAGCACTTCGGAAAGATGGTTAGCGGCCCTGCTGCAGAGTTATGGTCGACTAAAATCACCTCAACGAAAGAACACAGAATTGCAGACATCCGCATGAAGCCGCGGCAGTTTCGGAACTGATGCTGCCGATGCGGACGTTAGGACACCACTCGTAGATGAAGTCTCGGCAAATTCCTCGAACTTTATGAACTGGCACATATGCGGCTGCGACGTATACAGCATAACAGATAGGTGCCacaggagaagaaaaagagcaTCGATCAAACATTATGATGTTTCTGAATACAAGAGTAAATGACACAGCATCAACTAATCAACATACTGGAGATGATATGT
The Brachypodium distachyon strain Bd21 chromosome 2, Brachypodium_distachyon_v3.0, whole genome shotgun sequence genome window above contains:
- the LOC104582914 gene encoding uncharacterized protein LOC104582914 isoform X2, whose product is MAEDSFSLHLAGAGSWSSDSHPIPERMPLHFTVPIDPVRGALLISVDGDGNRTQIHTPPIPVIHGGRLMATTPVGSGPLIFVDKTDEFFTGDYPVPAGNFTASSRLIAATCAALRRPCPHFALSEDEDEGGEHIAAELQPPAQQPGSDWMKPDGGSSSKGLLKTPSCKVTSPTCPQAPTLSPGSSSIFAKLRSDWGTEFYIRVDREGLFHTYPDVGGPFQSTEQAENAIDRYLHGRRDPSMCEETAGVSEDEMVIRQCVFWPDGTWKRRTKSYVLQKVRDQMRELVHAVVDQYNKDHNLTGDYTYELKDIMQHEHFRENNMGQTKQEGINGSG
- the LOC104582914 gene encoding uncharacterized protein LOC104582914 isoform X1; amino-acid sequence: MAEDSFSLHLAGAGSWSSDSHPIPERMPLHFTVPIDPVRGALLISVDGDGNRTQIHTPPIPVIHGGRLMATTPVGSGPLIFVDKTDEFFTGDYPVPAGNFTASSRLIAATCAALRRPCPHFALSEDEDEGGEHIAAELQPPAQQPGSDWMKPDGGSSSKGLLKTPSCKVTSPTCPQAPTLSPGSSSIFAKLRSDWGTEFYIRVDREGLFHTYPDVGGPFQSTEQAENAIDRYLHGRRDPSMCEETAGVSEDEMVIRQCVFWPDGTWKRRTKSYVLQKVRDQMRELVHAVVDQYNKDHNLTGDYTYELKDIMQHEHFRENNMGYRHLNFIAKTKVDYDDDGGQDDYVVDPVAVVAAVVALDGDDDFDDDYDLDCWIDKIFIVELRQTKQEGINGSG